In the genome of Helicobacter colisuis, one region contains:
- a CDS encoding RluA family pseudouridine synthase — translation MQINKQNKHDSLTFYVQQEESKMRLDKFLAQKLGLSRNQISKIIQEKQITLNGIFIQKNGTSLNYNDQITLTLTNKQSKIKPSNLNIPILYEDEDLLILNKPINLIVHQTHQEDSQYTLQDWLQENNFPLSNLGDSCRQGIIHRLDKTTSGAIVIAKNNHAHEILSQQLKSREMGRYYLCVIDSPLKQNILIDTPLIRHPRNRLKYIPTTKNTPLSKEAKTAFYKIINNDKIELIGAKLFSGRTHQIRAHLSKIQRHILGDAFYGYKGNYTARILLHSHLLYLTHPTTKQRLEIYAPFWEDMLLFLHQEFYPTQNLEYFKKNFKIPLDQLYHSSFSNS, via the coding sequence TTGCAAATAAACAAACAAAACAAGCACGATTCATTAACATTTTATGTCCAACAAGAAGAATCGAAAATGCGACTTGATAAATTTCTTGCACAGAAGCTAGGATTATCGCGAAATCAAATTAGTAAAATAATCCAGGAAAAACAAATCACCCTCAATGGAATTTTTATTCAAAAAAATGGCACTTCCCTTAATTATAACGATCAAATCACTCTGACTCTAACTAATAAACAATCAAAAATAAAACCAAGCAATCTTAATATTCCCATTTTATATGAGGACGAGGACTTACTAATCCTTAATAAGCCCATTAACCTAATCGTTCATCAAACTCATCAAGAAGATTCTCAATACACACTGCAAGATTGGTTGCAAGAAAATAATTTTCCACTCTCTAATCTAGGAGATTCTTGCAGACAAGGCATTATACATCGCCTTGATAAAACTACAAGTGGCGCAATTGTGATTGCCAAAAATAATCACGCCCACGAAATTCTAAGCCAACAGCTCAAAAGCAGGGAAATGGGTCGTTATTATCTTTGCGTGATTGATTCACCCCTTAAGCAAAATATTCTTATTGATACCCCTCTTATAAGACACCCTAGAAATCGACTTAAATACATCCCCACTACAAAAAACACCCCCCTTAGTAAAGAAGCAAAAACCGCTTTTTATAAAATAATCAACAACGACAAGATAGAGTTAATTGGTGCTAAGCTTTTTAGTGGAAGGACACATCAAATCCGTGCACACCTTAGCAAAATACAACGACATATTTTGGGCGATGCTTTTTATGGCTACAAGGGAAATTACACCGCTAGAATACTGCTACATTCTCACCTACTCTATCTCACACACCCCACTACCAAACAACGCCTAGAAATCTATGCTCCCTTTTGGGAAGATATGCTATTATTTTTACACCAAGAATTTTATCCAACGCAAAATCTTGAATATT